One Mycolicibacterium parafortuitum DNA segment encodes these proteins:
- a CDS encoding enoyl-CoA hydratase, producing the protein MTITDAYEGIDHLTVSLDGGVLTVTLNRPDSLNSLSAPMLETFAATLERAADDSRVRVVRIGGAGRGFCSGAGISEEDHANPGASGTPDDVLDAANRCIRAIANLPQPAVAVVHGAAAGVGVSLALACDVVLASEKAFFMLAFTKIGLMPDGGASALIAAAVGRIRALRMALLAERIPAAEAYNWGLVSAVYPADDFEAEVDKVVETLVAGPAASLRLTKNAINAATLTELEPALERETTGQLSLLHSNDFHEGTQAFQQRRAPKFTDI; encoded by the coding sequence ATGACCATCACCGACGCCTATGAGGGCATCGACCACCTCACCGTCAGCCTCGACGGCGGCGTGCTCACCGTGACGCTGAACCGTCCCGACAGCCTGAACTCGCTCAGCGCGCCGATGCTGGAGACGTTCGCCGCAACCCTGGAGCGCGCCGCGGACGACTCGCGGGTGCGGGTGGTCCGCATCGGCGGCGCCGGCCGCGGCTTCTGCTCGGGAGCGGGCATCAGCGAAGAGGACCACGCCAATCCGGGCGCGTCCGGCACGCCCGACGACGTGCTGGACGCGGCCAACCGCTGCATCCGCGCGATCGCGAACCTGCCCCAGCCCGCCGTCGCCGTCGTGCACGGCGCCGCCGCCGGCGTCGGGGTCTCGCTCGCGCTGGCCTGCGACGTCGTACTCGCCTCGGAGAAGGCCTTCTTCATGTTGGCGTTCACCAAGATCGGCCTGATGCCCGACGGCGGTGCGTCGGCGCTCATCGCGGCCGCGGTCGGCCGCATCCGCGCGCTGCGGATGGCACTGCTGGCCGAGCGCATCCCCGCCGCGGAGGCCTACAACTGGGGCCTGGTCAGCGCGGTCTACCCGGCCGACGATTTCGAGGCCGAGGTCGACAAGGTCGTCGAGACCCTCGTCGCCGGCCCCGCGGCCTCGCTGCGCCTGACCAAGAACGCCATCAACGCCGCGACGCTCACCGAGCTGGAGCCCGCGCTGGAACGCGAGACCACCGGCCAGCTTTCGCTGTTGCACTCCAATGACTTCCACGAGGGCACCCAGGCGTTCCAGCAGCGGCGCGCACCAAAGTTCACCGACATCTGA
- a CDS encoding NAD-dependent deacylase: MQVTVFSGAGISAESGVPTFRDVETGLWAKVDPYEISSADGWRAHPDRVWAWYLWRHHMMSAVAPNSAHRAVAAWEDYADVHVITQNVDNLHERAGSSRVYHVHGSLFEFHCDVCGSAYHGAVPDMPEPVESVDPPQCDTCGGLIRPNVVWFGEALPDEAWDKSVQAVVNADVVVSVGTSSVVYPAAGLPELAIARGVPVIEVNPEETPLSSSATVTLRESAVAALPGLLQRLPALLG; this comes from the coding sequence GTGCAGGTGACGGTATTCAGCGGTGCCGGGATCTCCGCCGAAAGCGGTGTCCCGACATTCCGCGATGTCGAGACCGGGCTGTGGGCCAAGGTCGACCCGTACGAAATCTCCAGCGCGGACGGCTGGCGCGCCCACCCCGACCGGGTGTGGGCCTGGTATCTGTGGCGCCACCACATGATGAGCGCGGTGGCGCCGAACAGCGCCCATCGCGCGGTCGCGGCGTGGGAGGACTACGCCGACGTGCACGTGATCACCCAGAACGTCGACAACCTGCACGAGCGCGCCGGCAGCAGCCGGGTGTACCACGTGCACGGCAGCTTGTTCGAATTCCATTGCGACGTATGCGGATCCGCGTACCACGGCGCCGTCCCGGACATGCCCGAGCCGGTCGAGTCGGTCGATCCCCCGCAGTGCGACACCTGCGGCGGGCTGATCCGTCCGAACGTGGTGTGGTTCGGCGAGGCGCTGCCCGACGAAGCCTGGGACAAGTCGGTGCAGGCGGTCGTCAACGCCGACGTGGTGGTATCGGTCGGGACGTCGTCGGTGGTCTACCCCGCCGCGGGCCTTCCCGAGTTGGCGATCGCCCGCGGCGTCCCGGTGATCGAGGTCAATCCCGAGGAGACACCGTTGTCGTCGAGTGCGACGGTGACCTTGCGCGAGTCGGCGGTCGCCGCGCTGCCCGGACTGCTGCAGCGACTGCCCGCCCTGCTCGGATAG
- the tet(V) gene encoding tetracycline efflux MFS transporter Tet(V): protein MQQPVISGRWRVLAPFRFREYRLLIAAVSLSIFAEGMWAVVMALQVIELTNDPTALSLVATCLAAGLVAFVLVGGLAADRLSLRAIIIVVEAVNTAVATAVAVLGFLGALQIWHMALAAGALGVAAAFFFPAYSAILPRILPAEQLLAANGVEGVVRPVFQRAVGPAVAGLVIGATFPALGASMVAALFGVGLLLLLATRLPTKPVAIAGDRPQLVRDLKDGFAFMVKTPWLLWTLLFASVFVLVVLGPIEVLLPFVVQDRFEHGEQTYGFVLAFFGLGSALGALGVSSRRMPRRYLTTMLVCWGAGSIPLIALGMTSSFAVMALASFIVGLTDGAGMVIWSTLLQRRVPPQMLGRVSSLDFFVSLAFMPVSFAIVGPLSKVVSMQAIFLAAGVVPVVLALVAIWAARMHRDEVAHPLR from the coding sequence ATCCAGCAGCCGGTGATCTCCGGCCGGTGGCGCGTGCTCGCACCGTTCCGGTTTCGCGAGTACCGCCTGTTGATCGCCGCGGTATCGCTGTCGATCTTCGCCGAGGGCATGTGGGCCGTGGTGATGGCATTGCAGGTCATCGAGCTCACCAACGATCCCACCGCACTGTCGCTGGTGGCCACCTGCCTGGCGGCGGGTCTGGTCGCGTTCGTGCTCGTCGGCGGTCTGGCAGCTGACCGGCTGAGCCTGCGCGCGATCATCATCGTCGTCGAGGCGGTCAACACCGCCGTCGCGACCGCTGTCGCCGTCCTCGGATTCCTTGGCGCGCTGCAGATCTGGCACATGGCGCTGGCCGCAGGCGCGCTCGGCGTCGCGGCGGCGTTCTTCTTCCCGGCCTACAGCGCGATCCTGCCGAGGATCCTGCCCGCCGAGCAACTGCTGGCGGCCAACGGGGTCGAGGGCGTGGTGCGCCCGGTGTTCCAGCGCGCGGTCGGACCCGCAGTCGCCGGCCTGGTGATCGGTGCGACGTTCCCGGCGCTGGGTGCGTCGATGGTCGCGGCACTGTTCGGGGTCGGCCTACTCTTGCTGCTCGCAACCCGGTTACCGACGAAACCCGTTGCGATCGCCGGTGATCGGCCGCAACTGGTACGGGATCTCAAAGACGGCTTCGCATTCATGGTGAAGACGCCGTGGTTGTTGTGGACGCTGCTGTTCGCCAGTGTGTTCGTGCTCGTCGTGCTCGGGCCGATCGAGGTGCTGTTGCCGTTCGTCGTGCAGGACCGGTTCGAGCACGGCGAGCAGACCTACGGATTCGTGCTGGCCTTCTTCGGATTGGGCAGCGCGCTCGGCGCCCTCGGGGTGTCGTCGCGACGGATGCCGCGGCGCTACCTGACCACGATGCTGGTGTGCTGGGGCGCCGGCTCGATTCCGCTGATCGCGCTGGGCATGACGTCGTCGTTCGCGGTGATGGCGCTCGCGTCGTTCATCGTCGGGCTGACCGACGGCGCCGGGATGGTCATCTGGTCCACACTGCTCCAGCGGCGGGTGCCGCCGCAGATGCTGGGCCGGGTGTCGAGCCTGGACTTCTTCGTCTCGCTGGCCTTCATGCCGGTGTCGTTCGCGATCGTCGGCCCGCTGTCGAAAGTGGTGTCGATGCAGGCGATCTTCCTGGCCGCGGGCGTGGTGCCGGTGGTGCTGGCCCTGGTCGCGATCTGGGCGGCGCGGATGCACCGCGACGAGGTCGCGCACCCGCTGCGTTAG
- a CDS encoding NAD(P)H-dependent flavin oxidoreductase codes for MTLRTKFTEAFGVEHPIAQGGMQWVGRAELVAAVANAGALGFITALTQPTPADLANEIAKTRDLTDKPFGVNLTILPAINPPPYDEYRQVIVDSGIKIVETAGSNPAPHLPMFHDNGIKVLHKCTSVRHAVKAQSLGVDGISIDGFECAGHPGEDDVPGLVLIPAAADKIEIPMIASGGFADGRGLAAALALGADGVNMGSRFMCTVESCIHQNVKEAIVAGDERGTELIFRSLHNTARVASNVVSREVVQILADGGQFEDVKDLVAGVRGRKVFDDGDIDAGIWTVGTAMGLINDIPAVGDLVARIVGEAEEIVTGRLAGMVTPAAERV; via the coding sequence GTGACGCTCAGGACGAAGTTCACCGAGGCGTTCGGGGTCGAGCACCCCATCGCCCAGGGTGGTATGCAGTGGGTGGGTCGCGCGGAACTCGTTGCGGCCGTGGCGAATGCGGGTGCGCTGGGTTTCATCACCGCGCTGACGCAGCCGACGCCGGCAGATCTGGCCAACGAGATTGCCAAGACGCGGGACCTGACGGACAAGCCGTTCGGTGTGAACCTGACGATCCTGCCCGCGATCAACCCGCCGCCGTATGACGAGTACCGCCAGGTGATCGTCGACTCGGGGATCAAGATCGTCGAGACGGCCGGCTCCAACCCGGCGCCGCACCTGCCGATGTTCCACGACAACGGCATCAAGGTGCTGCACAAGTGCACCTCGGTGCGGCACGCCGTCAAGGCGCAGAGCCTCGGCGTCGACGGCATCAGTATCGACGGGTTCGAGTGCGCGGGTCATCCGGGCGAGGACGATGTGCCCGGCCTGGTGCTGATCCCGGCCGCGGCCGACAAGATCGAGATCCCGATGATCGCCTCGGGCGGCTTCGCCGACGGCCGCGGGCTCGCTGCCGCGCTGGCGCTGGGCGCCGACGGCGTCAACATGGGTTCGCGGTTCATGTGCACTGTGGAGTCGTGCATCCACCAGAACGTCAAGGAGGCCATCGTGGCCGGTGACGAGCGGGGTACGGAATTGATCTTCCGCAGCCTGCACAACACCGCCCGGGTGGCGTCCAACGTGGTGTCGCGTGAGGTGGTGCAGATCCTCGCCGACGGTGGTCAGTTCGAGGACGTCAAGGATCTGGTGGCCGGTGTGCGCGGCCGCAAGGTGTTCGACGACGGCGATATCGACGCCGGGATCTGGACTGTCGGGACGGCGATGGGCCTGATCAACGACATCCCCGCGGTCGGCGATCTGGTCGCACGGATCGTCGGCGAGGCGGAGGAGATCGTCACCGGCCGGCTGGCGGGGATGGTCACGCCCGCGGCGGAGCGCGTCTAG
- a CDS encoding CaiB/BaiF CoA transferase family protein, translating into MAGPLQGLRVVELAGIGPGPHAAMILGDLGADVVRIERPGKGPGPATNPSRDYLLRNRRSVAANLKSDEDRDMVLRLIAKADVLIEGFRPGVTERLGLGPQDCAKVNEKLIYARMTGWGQDGPRAQQAGHDINYISLNGALHAIGRKGERPVPPLNLVGDFGGGSMFLLVGVLSALYERERSGKGQVVDAAMVDGSSVLSMMMWAFRGMGMWSDERGVNMLDTGAPYYDTYTCADGRHIAVGCIEPQFYAEFLKGIGLDGADLPDQNDMSRWPELKEAFTKAIAAHDRDHWARVFAGTDACVTPVLSFAEVESEPHNTERDTFYRENGFLYPAPAPRFSRSAPAAPKAPGVPGADTEAVLQEWL; encoded by the coding sequence GTGGCTGGACCACTGCAGGGACTTCGAGTTGTGGAGCTGGCCGGCATCGGCCCCGGGCCCCACGCCGCAATGATTCTCGGCGACCTCGGCGCCGACGTGGTGCGCATCGAACGCCCAGGTAAGGGCCCCGGACCGGCGACCAATCCGAGTCGTGACTATCTGCTGCGCAACCGCCGCTCGGTCGCGGCGAACCTGAAGAGCGACGAGGACCGCGACATGGTTCTGCGGCTGATCGCCAAGGCCGACGTGCTGATCGAGGGTTTCCGGCCCGGCGTCACCGAGCGGCTCGGCCTCGGCCCGCAGGATTGCGCCAAGGTCAACGAGAAGCTGATCTACGCCCGCATGACCGGGTGGGGGCAGGACGGTCCCCGCGCCCAGCAGGCCGGGCACGACATCAACTACATCTCACTCAACGGCGCGCTGCACGCGATCGGGCGCAAGGGGGAGCGGCCGGTGCCGCCGCTGAACCTCGTCGGTGACTTCGGCGGCGGCTCGATGTTCCTTCTGGTGGGTGTGCTCTCGGCGCTCTACGAGCGGGAGCGTTCGGGTAAGGGCCAGGTCGTCGACGCGGCGATGGTCGACGGCTCCAGCGTGCTGTCGATGATGATGTGGGCGTTCCGCGGCATGGGCATGTGGAGTGACGAGCGCGGCGTGAACATGCTCGACACCGGTGCGCCGTACTACGACACCTACACCTGCGCCGACGGCCGCCACATCGCGGTGGGCTGCATCGAGCCGCAGTTCTACGCGGAGTTCCTCAAGGGGATCGGCCTCGACGGCGCGGATCTGCCCGACCAGAACGACATGAGCCGCTGGCCGGAACTCAAAGAAGCCTTCACCAAGGCAATCGCGGCCCACGACCGCGATCACTGGGCGCGGGTCTTCGCCGGCACCGACGCGTGCGTGACGCCGGTGCTGTCCTTCGCCGAGGTGGAGTCCGAACCGCACAACACCGAGCGCGACACCTTCTACCGCGAGAACGGGTTCCTCTACCCGGCGCCCGCGCCGCGGTTCTCGCGCTCGGCCCCGGCCGCACCGAAGGCACCCGGGGTGCCCGGCGCGGACACCGAAGCCGTTCTGCAGGAATGGCTCTGA
- a CDS encoding CPBP family intramembrane glutamic endopeptidase — protein MSAPTSWAGELRKIAATKAPPYNEPPSVIGRRKVIVSVVVLVGAALLGYSLSRPPGDETFIWLTLALAGVWAAGAFLSGPLHMGYVCFRGRNQRPVITGTLIGIALGAVFVLGALVVREIPAVNDYVREVLQYSNAGPLYLIVFITVINGVAEEMFFRGAVYTALLKHHPIILSTALYVVATAATTGNPMLGFAAIILGTVCALLRRATGGVLAPMLTHFFWGLVMVLALPPMFGV, from the coding sequence GTGAGCGCGCCGACGAGCTGGGCCGGCGAGCTGCGCAAGATCGCCGCCACGAAAGCGCCTCCGTACAACGAGCCGCCGTCGGTGATCGGCAGGCGCAAGGTGATCGTGTCGGTGGTGGTGCTCGTCGGCGCCGCACTGCTCGGTTACTCGCTGAGCAGGCCGCCGGGGGACGAGACCTTCATCTGGCTGACTCTCGCGCTGGCCGGCGTGTGGGCCGCCGGCGCCTTCCTGTCGGGCCCGCTGCACATGGGCTACGTCTGCTTCCGCGGGCGCAACCAGCGTCCCGTCATCACCGGCACCCTGATCGGCATCGCGCTCGGCGCGGTTTTCGTCCTCGGCGCCCTGGTGGTTCGGGAAATTCCCGCCGTGAACGACTACGTCCGTGAGGTGCTGCAGTATTCGAACGCAGGCCCGCTCTACCTGATCGTGTTCATCACCGTGATCAACGGGGTGGCCGAGGAGATGTTCTTCCGTGGCGCGGTCTACACCGCGCTGCTCAAACACCATCCGATCATCTTGTCCACCGCGCTGTACGTCGTCGCCACCGCGGCGACCACCGGCAACCCGATGCTGGGCTTCGCCGCGATCATCCTCGGCACCGTCTGCGCGCTGCTGCGGCGCGCCACCGGGGGAGTGCTCGCGCCGATGCTGACCCACTTCTTCTGGGGTCTGGTCATGGTGCTCGCACTTCCCCCGATGTTCGGGGTCTAA
- a CDS encoding class I SAM-dependent methyltransferase, whose protein sequence is MSDVVDNPFFARLWTAMSSREPESLRRLRRENLAGLTGRVLEVGAGTGTNFEFYPATVSEVVAVEPERRLAEHAREAASGAAVPVVVSTDTVEQFADTEPFDAVVCSLVLCSVDNPDDVVRQLYSTLRPGGELRYLEHVASAGARARLQRIADATVWPRLLGNCHTHRHTEDTITGAGFRVTAARREWTFPAWVPVPVAEFAIGVAVRPT, encoded by the coding sequence ATGAGCGACGTCGTCGATAACCCGTTCTTCGCCCGGCTGTGGACGGCGATGTCGTCCCGCGAGCCGGAGTCGCTGCGGCGGCTGCGCCGGGAGAACCTCGCCGGGCTGACCGGCCGGGTGCTGGAGGTCGGCGCGGGCACCGGCACCAACTTCGAGTTCTACCCCGCGACGGTCAGCGAGGTGGTGGCCGTCGAACCGGAGCGCCGCCTCGCCGAACACGCCAGGGAGGCCGCCTCGGGGGCGGCCGTCCCGGTCGTCGTCAGCACCGACACCGTCGAACAGTTCGCCGACACCGAACCGTTCGACGCGGTGGTGTGCTCGCTGGTGCTGTGTTCGGTCGACAACCCGGACGACGTTGTCCGGCAGCTGTATTCGACTCTGAGGCCAGGCGGTGAGCTGCGGTACCTGGAGCATGTGGCCAGTGCGGGCGCCCGCGCGCGGCTGCAACGGATCGCCGACGCCACCGTGTGGCCGCGGCTGCTCGGGAACTGCCATACCCACCGGCACACCGAGGACACCATCACCGGCGCGGGATTCCGCGTCACGGCGGCGCGTCGGGAGTGGACGTTCCCGGCGTGGGTTCCGGTGCCGGTCGCCGAGTTCGCGATCGGGGTGGCGGTCCGTCCTACCTGA
- a CDS encoding GntR family transcriptional regulator yields the protein MGDLGDWVRVDPHASRPLFDQLRTQIIAGVRDGELAPGTRLPTVRELAGQINLAVNTVARAYRELEAAGILETRGRFGTFVARADPADAAMATAAHTYVSTARALGVGKDEALRYIETAFG from the coding sequence GTGGGGGACTTGGGGGATTGGGTACGCGTAGATCCGCACGCGTCCAGGCCGTTGTTCGACCAGCTCAGAACGCAGATCATCGCAGGGGTCCGGGACGGGGAACTCGCTCCCGGCACCCGGTTGCCGACGGTCCGCGAGCTGGCCGGTCAGATCAACCTGGCGGTCAACACCGTGGCGCGTGCCTACCGGGAGTTGGAAGCGGCGGGAATCCTGGAGACCAGGGGCAGGTTCGGCACCTTCGTGGCCCGGGCGGATCCCGCCGATGCCGCGATGGCGACGGCCGCGCACACCTACGTGTCCACGGCCCGCGCACTCGGGGTCGGCAAGGACGAGGCGCTGCGCTACATCGAGACGGCGTTCGGGTGA
- a CDS encoding gamma carbonic anhydrase family protein, with the protein MAEPLILSLAGHTPDLHPDSWVAPNATVIGQVILGAGASAWYGAILRAEVEPIDIGAGTNIQDNVTIHVDPGFPARIGAGVSVGHNAVLHGCTVEDDSLIGMGAVVLNGAVIGAGSLIAAGAVVPQGAVIPPGSMVAGVPGKVRRQLGDDEIAGIRTNATLYQELVKVHRDAANS; encoded by the coding sequence ATGGCCGAGCCCCTGATCCTGTCCCTGGCGGGACACACCCCCGACCTGCACCCCGACAGCTGGGTCGCCCCCAACGCGACCGTGATCGGTCAGGTGATCCTCGGCGCGGGCGCGAGCGCGTGGTACGGCGCGATCCTGCGCGCCGAGGTCGAGCCGATCGACATCGGCGCCGGCACCAACATCCAGGACAACGTCACCATCCACGTCGACCCGGGCTTTCCGGCCCGGATCGGCGCCGGCGTGTCGGTCGGGCACAACGCGGTGCTGCACGGATGCACCGTCGAGGACGACTCGCTGATCGGGATGGGCGCCGTGGTGCTCAACGGAGCGGTGATCGGGGCGGGCTCGCTGATCGCCGCCGGGGCGGTGGTGCCCCAGGGCGCGGTGATACCGCCCGGCTCGATGGTCGCCGGCGTGCCCGGCAAGGTCCGCAGGCAGCTCGGCGACGACGAGATCGCCGGCATCCGCACCAACGCGACGCTCTATCAGGAGCTCGTCAAGGTGCATCGTGACGCAGCCAACTCCTGA
- a CDS encoding NAD(P)H-binding protein: MNTVRTLVTGATGYIGSRLVTELLQDGHQVVAASRDPARLAEFGWYDEVSAVALDAHDEMSVQQAFTEAGPVDVVYYLVHGIGQPGFREADNRAAANVAAAAKAAGVRRIVYLGGFVPDDDSLSEHLTSRAEVAAALTVDGGPDVVWLGAAIVIGAGSTSFEMLRYVADRFLLLPMPEWSVNPIDPIAVSDVLHYLVAAADPKVPAGAYDIRGPETTTYGDLLRTYARIAGIWRAPVAVYGIDTSMVSKVTGLVLPVPGGLAADLVESLDFPMIASASGLSAFVPDPPDGLVGVEDAIRRAVGSAPRRPVNELLDPHHLADTDPGWAGGDVSRLRQLASAVTPPLVHPMLGLLAFVPRPFAAAVRTGLDTVLGMVPKVIPA, translated from the coding sequence GTGAACACCGTCCGCACCCTGGTCACCGGCGCGACCGGCTACATCGGTTCGCGCCTCGTCACCGAGCTCCTGCAGGACGGCCACCAGGTGGTCGCCGCGAGCCGCGATCCGGCTCGGCTGGCCGAGTTCGGCTGGTACGACGAGGTTTCGGCGGTCGCGCTCGACGCCCATGACGAGATGTCGGTCCAGCAGGCGTTCACCGAGGCGGGTCCTGTCGACGTGGTGTACTACCTCGTCCACGGCATCGGACAGCCCGGGTTCCGGGAGGCGGACAACCGCGCCGCGGCCAACGTCGCCGCGGCCGCGAAGGCTGCCGGTGTGCGGCGCATCGTCTATCTGGGCGGCTTCGTCCCCGACGACGACTCGCTGTCGGAGCACCTGACCAGCCGCGCGGAGGTCGCCGCGGCGCTGACCGTCGACGGCGGTCCCGACGTCGTGTGGCTCGGCGCGGCCATCGTGATCGGCGCCGGCTCCACGTCGTTCGAGATGCTGCGCTATGTCGCCGACCGATTCCTGTTGCTGCCCATGCCCGAATGGTCGGTCAACCCGATCGACCCGATCGCGGTCAGCGACGTGCTGCACTATCTGGTCGCCGCGGCCGACCCCAAGGTGCCGGCCGGGGCCTACGACATCCGGGGCCCCGAGACCACCACCTACGGCGACCTGTTGCGGACCTACGCACGCATCGCGGGGATCTGGCGGGCACCGGTCGCGGTCTACGGCATCGACACGTCGATGGTGTCGAAGGTGACCGGGCTGGTTCTGCCGGTTCCCGGTGGGCTGGCCGCCGACCTGGTGGAGTCACTCGACTTCCCGATGATCGCGTCGGCGAGCGGATTGTCGGCATTCGTGCCCGATCCGCCGGACGGGCTGGTCGGAGTCGAGGACGCGATCCGCCGCGCGGTCGGCAGCGCACCTCGCCGGCCGGTCAACGAACTGCTCGACCCGCACCACCTGGCCGACACCGATCCGGGCTGGGCCGGTGGCGACGTGTCGCGGCTGCGGCAACTCGCGAGCGCGGTGACTCCGCCGCTCGTGCACCCGATGCTGGGACTGCTGGCCTTCGTGCCCCGGCCGTTCGCCGCGGCGGTACGCACCGGGTTGGACACGGTGCTGGGGATGGTGCCCAAGGTGATCCCGGCGTGA
- a CDS encoding class I SAM-dependent methyltransferase — protein MTPNGKHTADLTGVSETALMTLLVRATEARRPDSLIDDPMAIHLVDSIDYDFAKFGFTRRQDMAVRALVFDKWTRRYLRDHPRATVVALAEGLQTSFYRLDAPAGDASRDVGHDFRWLTVDLPPMVELRRKLLPASDRVEMVAQSALDFSWMDRVKTDDGVFITAEGLLMYLQPEEAMALIAECAARFPGGQMIFDLPPSAFASLVRRGVRASLRYRVPSMPFSLTLAEAADLVNTVPGVRAVHDLPVERVRGRLLNALMWTAARVPLLDSVRPMFTLLEFG, from the coding sequence ATGACGCCGAACGGCAAACACACCGCCGACCTCACCGGAGTGTCCGAGACCGCGCTGATGACCTTGCTGGTCCGTGCCACCGAGGCGCGGCGCCCCGATTCGCTGATCGACGATCCGATGGCGATCCATCTGGTCGATTCGATCGACTACGACTTCGCGAAGTTCGGTTTCACGCGGCGCCAGGACATGGCGGTGCGGGCGCTGGTGTTCGACAAGTGGACCCGCCGTTACCTGCGGGACCACCCGCGCGCGACCGTGGTCGCGTTGGCCGAGGGGCTGCAGACCTCCTTCTACCGGCTCGACGCGCCGGCAGGCGACGCGTCCCGGGACGTCGGCCACGACTTCCGGTGGCTGACGGTCGACCTGCCGCCGATGGTCGAGTTACGGCGCAAGCTGCTGCCCGCCTCCGACCGTGTCGAGATGGTTGCCCAGTCCGCGCTCGACTTCAGCTGGATGGACCGGGTGAAGACCGACGACGGGGTGTTCATCACCGCCGAGGGACTGCTGATGTACCTGCAGCCCGAGGAGGCGATGGCGCTGATCGCCGAGTGCGCGGCCCGCTTCCCCGGCGGTCAGATGATCTTCGACCTGCCGCCGTCGGCGTTCGCGTCCCTGGTCCGGCGCGGGGTGCGCGCGTCCCTGCGCTACCGGGTGCCCTCGATGCCGTTCTCGCTGACCCTCGCCGAAGCCGCCGACCTGGTCAACACCGTTCCGGGCGTGCGCGCCGTACACGACCTTCCGGTCGAGCGGGTGCGCGGACGACTGCTCAACGCGTTGATGTGGACCGCCGCACGCGTGCCGTTGCTCGACTCCGTGCGGCCGATGTTCACGCTGCTCGAGTTCGGCTGA
- a CDS encoding 3-hydroxyacyl-CoA dehydrogenase, whose protein sequence is MEIKDAAAVVTGGASGLGLATTKRLLDRGASVVVIDLKGEEVVSELGPRAKFVEANVTDPEQVAVALDAAEEFGPLRINVNCAGIGNAIKTLSKDGPFPLDGFRKVVEVNLIGTFNVLRLAAERIAKTEPINGERGVIINTASVAAFEGQIGQAAYSASKGGVVGMTLPIARDLSREFIRVCTIAPGLFKTPLLGSLPEEAQASLGKQVPHPARLGDPDEYGALAVHIVENPMLNGETIRLDGAIRMAPR, encoded by the coding sequence GTGGAGATCAAAGACGCCGCCGCCGTCGTCACCGGAGGTGCCTCCGGCCTCGGACTGGCGACGACCAAGCGACTGCTCGACCGGGGCGCCTCGGTCGTCGTCATCGACCTCAAGGGTGAGGAAGTCGTCTCCGAGCTCGGCCCGCGCGCGAAGTTCGTCGAGGCCAACGTGACCGACCCCGAGCAGGTGGCCGTCGCACTGGACGCCGCCGAGGAGTTCGGCCCGCTGCGTATCAACGTCAACTGCGCCGGTATCGGCAACGCGATCAAGACGCTGAGCAAGGACGGCCCGTTCCCGCTCGACGGCTTCAGGAAGGTCGTCGAGGTCAACCTGATCGGCACCTTCAACGTGCTGCGCCTGGCCGCCGAGCGCATCGCCAAGACCGAGCCGATAAACGGCGAGCGCGGCGTCATCATCAACACCGCGTCGGTGGCCGCGTTCGAGGGCCAGATCGGCCAGGCCGCGTACTCCGCCTCCAAGGGCGGTGTCGTCGGTATGACCCTGCCGATCGCGCGTGACCTGTCCCGCGAGTTCATCCGCGTGTGCACCATCGCGCCGGGTCTGTTCAAGACCCCGCTGCTGGGCTCGCTGCCGGAGGAGGCGCAGGCCTCGCTGGGCAAGCAGGTTCCGCACCCGGCCCGCCTCGGCGACCCCGACGAGTACGGCGCGCTGGCCGTGCACATCGTCGAGAACCCGATGCTCAACGGTGAGACCATCCGCCTTGACGGCGCCATCCGCATGGCCCCGAGGTGA
- a CDS encoding DoxX family protein, translated as MTDTATAPTTTTAPAAGTVDIGLLILRIGVAAALLQAGLIKATDFPMTVQFMTDAGWRAPAFAAFMVTATETLAGIGVLLGVLTPLAACAGLGAMLCAWAVNVSAAAFWSDPFNVPFLIGLGAAALLFTGAGAYSVDARALTRIAWSTRVRVGLLVLAFAAAVLTWIALYGVNPIHFSAP; from the coding sequence ATGACCGACACAGCGACAGCTCCAACCACCACGACCGCGCCCGCCGCCGGGACCGTCGACATCGGGCTGCTGATCCTGCGGATCGGGGTGGCCGCCGCGCTCCTTCAGGCCGGCCTGATCAAGGCCACCGACTTCCCGATGACCGTGCAGTTCATGACCGACGCGGGGTGGCGGGCCCCGGCGTTCGCGGCGTTCATGGTCACCGCCACCGAGACCCTCGCAGGCATCGGCGTGCTTCTCGGCGTGCTGACTCCGCTGGCAGCGTGCGCCGGACTCGGCGCGATGCTCTGCGCGTGGGCGGTGAACGTATCGGCGGCGGCGTTCTGGTCCGATCCGTTCAACGTCCCGTTCCTGATCGGCCTCGGCGCCGCGGCGCTGCTGTTCACCGGCGCCGGCGCATACTCGGTCGACGCCCGGGCGTTGACGCGAATCGCCTGGTCAACACGTGTGAGAGTGGGGCTGCTGGTGCTCGCATTCGCCGCCGCGGTCCTGACCTGGATCGCGCTCTACGGCGTCAACCCGATCCACTTCAGCGCCCCGTGA